The following coding sequences are from one Ornithodoros turicata isolate Travis chromosome 1, ASM3712646v1, whole genome shotgun sequence window:
- the LOC135395061 gene encoding uncharacterized protein LOC135395061: MRPLIILALVGVAIAGNLGGGGGGGGFGGGFGGGFGGGHGGGGGHGGGGGGGAVHRFLVTTTTTHGGGGGGGGGGGGGFGGGHGGGFGGGFGGGAGGGFGGGGGGHGGVGVGSTASYKGSTIYVLKPRPVGGGGGGGGGYGGGAGWQPSGGGGGGGWQPSGGGWQ, from the exons ATGAGACCCTTG attattcttgcttTGGTTGGCGTTGCAATCGCCGGTAACCTTGGAggaggcggcggcggcggcggcttcgGAGGTGGCTTCGGAGGCGGTTTCGGAGGTGGCCACGGAGGCGGAGGTGGCCATGGAGGTGGCGGCGGCGGTGGAGCTGTGCACAG ATTCCTTGTGACCACTACAACCACACATGGTGGTGGAGGCGGTGGtggaggcggcggcggcggcggcttcgGTGGAGGTCACGGTGGAGGATTTGGCGGAGGATTTGGCGGAGGTGCTGGAGGAGGATTCGGCGGTGGTGGCGGAGGACACGGTGGTGTTGGCGTAGGAAGCACCGCCTCGTACAAGGGTAGCACCATCTACGTGCTTAAGCCCCGACCagtcggcggcggcggcggaggCGGTGGCGGCTACGGCGGTGGAGCCGGATGGCAGCCCAGTGGtggaggcggcggcggcggatGGCAGCCCAGTGGTGGTGGATGGCAGTAA